From Miscanthus floridulus cultivar M001 chromosome 15, ASM1932011v1, whole genome shotgun sequence, the proteins below share one genomic window:
- the LOC136509270 gene encoding uncharacterized protein, whose translation MAGGGLLGGAFWATRALEVVKRNDSPGLLWKRIKLTTTRKNNAKKRLKRLWQNEAVIRACGESESKSGSNTASTAEKQQ comes from the exons ATGGCGGGCGGGGGCCTGCTGGGGGGCGCTTTCTGGGCGACGCGGGCGCTGGAGGTGGTCAAGCGGAACGATTCCCCGGGCCTGCTTTGGAAGCGCATCAAGCTCACCACCACCCGCAAGAACAACGCCAAGAAGCGCCTCAAGCGACTCTGGCAG AATGAGGCGGTTATAAGGGCTTGTGGTGAATCAGAATCCAAGTCAGGGTCAAACACGGCTTCCACGGCTGAGAAACAACAGTAG